The Quercus robur chromosome 7, dhQueRobu3.1, whole genome shotgun sequence genome has a segment encoding these proteins:
- the LOC126692705 gene encoding class I heat shock protein-like: protein MSLIPSLFGNSRVLDPFSTISDLLLPLGSNEVSTFANAQVDWKETPEAHVFKADLPGLKKEEVKVEVEEGRVLQISGERSVEKEDKNEKWHRVERGHGKFLRRFWLPQDAKVDEVKASMENGVLTVTIPKVPEPKPQVKSVEITG from the coding sequence ATGTCTCTGATTCCAAGCTTGTTTGGCAACAGTCGCGTTTTAGATCCATTCTCCACAATCTCAGACCTATTGTTACCCTTGGGGTCTAATGAGGTTTCCACATTTGCTAATGCCCAGGTTGATTGGAAGGAGACCCCAGAAGCCCATGTGTTCAAGGCTGATCTTCCAGGGTTGAAGAAAGAGGAGGTGAAGGTTGAGGTTGAAGAAGGAAGAGTTCTCCAGATTAGTGGGGAAAGGAGCGTAGAGAAAGAGGACAAGAACGAAAAGTGGCACAGAGTCGAGAGGGGTCACGGCAAGTTCCTAAGGAGGTTCTGGTTGCCTCAGGATGCTAAGGTTGATGAAGTGAAGGCTTCAATGGAGAATGGGGTACTGACTGTCACCATTCCCAAGGTCCCAGAGCCGAAGCCTCAGGTCAAGTCCGTTGAGATCACTGGCTGA
- the LOC126691147 gene encoding uncharacterized protein LOC126691147, translated as MSEVRSSDLETGLSSSGGPAEGDTAVSGSREVRAFYALREICGLDDETVNRFKDRFQFPSRVRVRRPREEDRACHFFPGEICFYESTFTCGLRFPVHPFLMELLDHFGIAPGQLMPNSWRIVINCMQIWLASNGDMIRIGELTYLYRLKESKEWGYYELVPWEKKTRIVKGLPSSFRYWKSRFFFVSGDDFETQSSSDWGDIPRLLRRWGTPALVKRRPGLKRRYKERIETAIGYAETIESWDELVDPRSLAFYNLGPNPSPFVLRQLGIEGKKKMTTKFNKDMYAKMRSKKDEPLSNLGKKTVRVTGKGPASIPLSIVPSIASETTRTASPTVSIEEIPTPGSKRSRVSGKGKEKTGTRSSTIWDDESLAVERAHEVVTSSDLKALSDLSLNDVASRHVHKLVQVLGESLHITAEYLTQGAKVASLATRMEALEKENSDLRTNLITSMDEATTLKEKVKVLEDDLRVERGLTLEKDEQLLAAKEKLVTIAARSVEAFQTTDEYNTVLFSWYFKGFELLRRYMIKHPSGVNLESLDLEEVDKEMALEEAASSSAPGDDALDDAPEPVADVPASEGTADA; from the exons atgtctgaggttaggtctagtgacCTCGAGACTGGGCTATCGTCCAGTGGTGGCCCGGCAGAAGGAGATACAGCCGTCTCTGGTTCTcgagaggttagggctttttatgcccttaGGGAGATTTGTGGTCTGGATGACGAGACCGTGAATAGATTTaaggataggtttcaatttccGTCTAGGGTTCGTGTTCGTCGTCCTAGGGAAGAAGATAGGGCTTGTCACTTCTTTCCAGGCGAAATATGTTTTTATGAGTCAACTTTCACCTGTGGGCTTAGGTTCCCCGTCCACCCGTTCCTGATGGAACTCTTAGATCATTTTGGTATAGCTCCTGGGCAGCTCATGCCTAACTCGTGGAGGATCGTCATCaactgtatgcaaatatggttggccTCCAACGGGGATATGATCAGGATAGGCGAGCTCACCTACCTATATCGTTTGAAAGAGTCTAAGGAGTGGGGGTATTATGAATTAGTCCCTTGGGAGAAAAAGACTAGGATCGTCAAGGGACTGCCCTCGTCATTCAGGTATTGGAAGTcgcgctttttctttgtgtctggggACGACTTCGAGACTCAATCCAGCAGtgattggggtgatatcccgaggttgctccgtcggtggggaaccccggCCTTAG TTAAGAGACGGCCTGGATTGAAGAGACGGTATAAAGAACGCATAGAGACCGCCATCGGGTACGCTGAGACGATTGAGAGCTGGGACGAACTGGTTGACCCTCGATCTCTTGCGTTTTACAACCTTGGTCCTAACCCATCTCCTTTCGTTCTTCGTCAGCTTGGCATTGAAGGCAAAAAGA AGATGACGACAAAATTCAACAAGGACATGTATGCCAAGATGAGGTCAAAGAAGGACGAACCCCTGTCCAATCTGGGAAAAAAGACTGTGCGAGTCACCGGGAAGGGTCCTGCCTCCATCCCGCTCAGCATCGTTCCTTCCATAGCTTCTGAGACGACGAGGACTGCCTCCCCGACCGTTTCAATAGAAGAGATTCCTACTCCCGGCTCCAAAAGGTCGCGTGTGTCTGgcaaagggaaggagaagacgGGTACTCGTTCATCCACAATATGGGATGACGAGTCTCTGGCTGTAGAAAGAGCTCACGAGGTCGTTACTTCATCGGACCTGAAGGCTCTTTCTGACCTATCCTTAAACGATGTAGCCTCTCGTCACGTCCACAAACTTGTCCAG GTGTTGGGAGAGAGTCTCCATATCACTGCTGAGTACCTCACTCAAGGGGCCAAGGTGGCGTCTTTGGCAACCCGGATGGAGGCTTTGGAGAAGGAGAACTCCGACCTGAGGACGAACCTGATCACTTCCATGGACGAGGCAACGACGTTAAAGGAGAAGGTCAAGGTGTTGGAGGACGACCTTAGAGTGGAGCGCGGGTTGACTCTCGAGAAGGACGAGCAGCTTCTGGCAGCCAAGGAGAAACTGGTGACCATCGCTGCTCGATCTGTGGAGGCTTTCCAGACCACTGACGAGTACAACACCGTGCTCTTCAGTTGgtattttaaaggttttgagCTTCTCCGGAGGTACATGATCAAGCATCCTTCTGGAGTCAACCTGGAGAGCCTGGATTTGGAGGAAGTGGACAAGGAGATGGCTCTGGAGGAAGCGGCTTCGTCTTCTGCTCCTGGTGATGATGCTCTCGATGATGCTCCCGAGCCTGTTGCTGACGTGCCGGCCAGTGAAGGCACAGCTGATGCTTGA
- the LOC126691146 gene encoding 7-deoxyloganetic acid glucosyltransferase-like, whose protein sequence is MKAFDCLTTEESDMDKPITSIPSMESLLRRRDLPGNCRLEVENPLMEFIISEASAMKRASTLILNTFEELEAPIIAHLGSFFDKVYTIGPLHALLKTRNKDSSQSVSSYGSLRKEDSSCMEWLNSQPLKSVIYVSFGSVIELSRDQLIEFWHGLVNSRKPFLWVVTPDLVEGNGELGQISEELEQGTKEKGYMVSWAPQEEVLAHPSVGGFLTHSGWNSTLESIFEGVPMICWPQVADQQVNGRCVSKLWRVGFDMKDTCDRFIIEKMVRDLMEDKREEIIRSTNETARMARGSVKENGSSHCNLERLIEDLRLMSLTN, encoded by the coding sequence ATGAAAGCTTTTGATTGTCTTACTACAGAAGAAAGTGACATGGATAAGCCTATCACCAGCATTCCCAGCATGGAAAGCCTCTTGCGGCGTCGAGATCTTCCTGGTAATTGTAGACTAGAAGTTGAAAATCCATTGATGGAATTTATCATCAGTGAAGCCTCAGCTATGAAAAGAGCCTCTACTCTTATACTCAACACCTTTGAAGAACTCGAAGCACCCATTATCGCTCACCTCGGCTCTTTCTTCGACAAGGTTTACACAATTGGTCCTCTGCATGCTCTCTTGAAGACTCGCAACAAAGACTCTTCACAATCCGTTTCATCCTATGGTAGTTTGAGAAAAGAAGACTCAAGTTGTATGGAGTGGCTTAACTCTCAACCTCTTAAATCAGTCATATATGTTAGCTTTGGAAGTGTGATCGAGTTGTCACGTGACCAATTGATAGAGTTTTGGCATGGTTTGGTCAATAGTAGGAAACCATTTTTGTGGGTGGTAACACCAGACTTAGTTGAGGGGAATGGAGAATTAGGTCAAATTTCGGAGGAGCTTGAACAAGGGACCAAGGAAAAAGGGTATATGGTGAGTTGGGCCCCACAAGAAGAAGTCTTGGCCCATCCATCTGTTGGTGGGTTTTTGACCCATAGTGGATGGAACTCAACTTTGGAGAGTATTTTCGAGGGAGTTCCTATGATTTGTTGGCCTCAAGTTGCTGACCAACAAGTCAACGGTAGGTGTGTGAGCAAGTTGTGGAGGGTGGGGTTTGACATGAAAGATACTTGTGATAGGTTTATAATCGAGAAGATGGTGAGAGATCTTATGGAAGACAAAAGGGAGGAAATCATAAGATCGACGAATGAAACTGCAAGAATGGCTCGCGGTAGTGTCAAAGAAAATGGGTCCTCTCATTGCAACCTAGAAAGGTTGATTGAAGACTTACGCTTAATGAGCTTAACCAACTAA
- the LOC126691148 gene encoding 7-deoxyloganetic acid glucosyltransferase-like: MAQDKVPHVVILPLPLSGHVKPMLTLAKLLCDAGFLITFVNSDYNHDRLERVMDIPAFYNRSPGFRFVSISDGLPLDQPRLGPIIFQLFSNTRTVSKPLFRELLISLRQSTERSPPTCIIADGLMCFAIDVAEELGVPIITFPTHGSHGMWTIMHTSNLIEEGEVPFQVTHLVSNETFKRPSNGLLGRFGNCLDHWLTALNNSPPSSVMMAFFVVSDYLVIDDSLVINVIFVIEM; this comes from the exons ATGGCGCAAGACAAAGTCCCTCACGTTGTTATCTTGCCCCTCCCACTTTCAGGCCACGTTAAACCCATGCTCACCTTAGCCAAGCTTCTCTGCGATGCCGGCTTTCTAATAACCTTTGTTAACTCCGATTACAACCATGATCGTCTTGAGCGTGTCATGGACATCCCGGCCTTCTATAATCGCAGTCCAGGGTTTCGATTTGTGTCCATCTCTGATGGTCTTCCACTTGATCAACCACGTCTTGGCCCTATTATATTTCAATTGTTCTCTAATACTAGGACAGTGAGCAAGCCACTTTTCCGAGAATTGTTGATATCACTACGACAATCGACAGAAAGGTCTCCACCGACGTGTATTATAGCCGATGGACTCATGTGTTTCGCTATTGATGTTGCTGAGGAGCTTGGGGTTCCAATCATTACTTTTCCAACTCATGGCTCCCATGGCATGTGGACTATTATGCATACTTCAAATCTCATTGAAGAAGGGGAAGTTCCTTTCCAAG TAACGCACCTGGtcagtaatgagacttttaagaggCCCTCCAACGGTCTTCTTGGTCGATTTGGTAACTgcttggatcattggttgactGCATTGAATAACTCTCcgccttcgtcagtgatgatggctTTCTTCGTTGTTTCTGATTACCTCGTCATAGATGATTCTCTCGTCATTAATGTTATCTTCGTCATCGAGATGTAG